The proteins below are encoded in one region of Pseudomonas putida NBRC 14164:
- a CDS encoding MFS transporter: protein MNPTASAQPRRAAAAAFIGTMIEWYDFYIYATAAALVFGALFFPSDDSLFSTMAAFGTFAVGFFARPLGGIVFGHVGDRIGRKKSLVITLLMMGIVTVCIGLLPTYAQIGATAPVLLILLRIVQGIAVGGEWGGAVLMAGEHAPKGRRNFFASFAQLGSPAGLILSLLAFGAVTRLPEDELMSWGWRVPFLASALLLLVGLAIRLGVNESPEFIASREQAQKARRKEQAPVFEVLRTAWRPLLLCIGANTLGIAGVYFTNTFMISYTTQQLHLERSLILECLFFVAIIQLCVQPLAAWLSEKVGATRFLALVALLAMASPYPMFVLVSSGQGPLIVLGIALAAACMASFYAVIAGYVSGMFATRVRYTAISLAYQICGATAGGLTPLIGTWLAHTFSGQWWPMAAFYTLIATISLVCVLALARQYARSQRLELA from the coding sequence ATGAACCCCACCGCTTCCGCCCAGCCGCGTCGTGCCGCCGCCGCCGCGTTCATCGGTACCATGATCGAGTGGTACGACTTCTACATTTACGCCACCGCCGCCGCCCTGGTGTTCGGTGCCTTGTTCTTCCCCTCTGACGACAGCCTGTTCAGCACCATGGCCGCGTTCGGCACCTTCGCCGTGGGCTTCTTCGCCCGGCCGCTGGGCGGCATCGTCTTCGGTCACGTGGGCGACCGAATCGGCCGCAAGAAGTCGCTGGTCATCACCCTGCTGATGATGGGCATCGTTACCGTGTGCATCGGCCTGCTACCGACTTACGCGCAGATCGGCGCCACCGCGCCGGTGCTGTTGATCCTGCTGCGCATCGTTCAGGGCATTGCCGTGGGCGGCGAGTGGGGCGGGGCGGTATTGATGGCGGGTGAGCATGCGCCCAAGGGCCGGCGTAACTTCTTCGCCTCGTTCGCCCAGCTGGGCAGCCCGGCTGGCCTGATTCTGTCGCTGTTGGCCTTTGGCGCGGTTACCCGCCTGCCTGAAGACGAGCTGATGAGCTGGGGCTGGCGCGTGCCGTTCCTGGCCAGCGCGTTGCTGCTGCTGGTGGGCCTGGCGATTCGCCTGGGGGTGAATGAGTCACCCGAGTTCATCGCCAGCCGCGAGCAGGCGCAAAAGGCCCGGCGCAAGGAGCAGGCGCCAGTGTTTGAAGTGCTGCGCACCGCCTGGCGCCCGCTGTTGCTGTGCATCGGCGCCAACACCCTGGGCATTGCCGGGGTCTATTTCACCAATACCTTCATGATCAGCTACACCACCCAGCAGTTGCACCTGGAGCGCTCGTTGATCCTTGAATGCCTGTTCTTTGTGGCGATCATCCAGCTCTGTGTGCAGCCGCTGGCGGCGTGGCTGTCGGAAAAGGTCGGCGCGACGCGCTTCCTGGCGCTGGTTGCGCTGCTGGCGATGGCCTCGCCCTACCCGATGTTCGTGCTGGTCAGCTCGGGCCAGGGCCCGTTGATCGTGCTTGGCATCGCCCTGGCCGCAGCCTGCATGGCTTCCTTCTACGCGGTCATTGCCGGCTATGTCAGCGGCATGTTCGCAACCCGCGTGCGCTACACCGCCATTTCTCTGGCCTATCAGATCTGCGGCGCGACCGCTGGCGGCCTGACCCCGCTGATTGGCACCTGGCTGGCTCATACCTTCAGCGGCCAATGGTGGCCGATGGCAGCCTTCTACACCCTGATCGCCACCATTTCACTGGTTTGCGTGCTCGCCTTGGCGCGCCAGTACGCCCGTAGCCAGCGCCTGGAACTGGCCTGA
- a CDS encoding LysR family transcriptional regulator, with protein sequence MSDRLLNDRLDWNLLRTFRVIGQELSISRAAARLHLTQPAVSQALKRLEEQLGRQLIARRGPRFVLTEMGEQLFQLAGEVYGQMSQIGGLLEQPADEVVGKVRLLMISRIVSERFDNFLADFHRQRPRVELEIDVMRSSDIVAALQEKTATAGLSLTRRAQPRLEQQLFLRQRYAFFCGKHHALFGQAEGDLQRENFVSFTSDQIGGMLSPLTIFRDLQGFAGRIVASSPSLEEVRRLVIAGFGIGCLPEHVVAPDVEAGLLWKLPPQEGIADVDIHLLWNKEQRFSRAEEVFIEALQQSLG encoded by the coding sequence ATGTCTGACCGCCTGCTCAACGACCGCCTCGACTGGAACCTGCTGCGCACCTTCCGGGTCATCGGCCAGGAGCTGTCCATCAGCCGCGCCGCCGCCCGCCTGCACCTCACCCAACCGGCGGTAAGCCAGGCGCTCAAGCGCCTTGAAGAGCAGCTCGGCCGCCAGCTCATTGCCCGCCGCGGGCCGCGCTTCGTGCTGACAGAAATGGGCGAGCAGCTGTTCCAGCTCGCCGGCGAGGTGTATGGGCAAATGTCGCAGATCGGCGGCTTGCTGGAGCAACCGGCAGACGAAGTGGTGGGCAAAGTGCGCCTGCTGATGATCAGCCGCATCGTCAGCGAACGCTTCGACAACTTCCTCGCCGACTTCCACCGCCAGCGCCCGCGAGTGGAACTGGAAATCGACGTGATGCGCAGCTCCGACATCGTCGCCGCCCTGCAGGAAAAAACCGCCACTGCGGGCCTTAGCCTCACCCGGCGTGCACAGCCACGGCTGGAACAGCAGCTGTTCCTGCGCCAGCGCTATGCGTTTTTCTGTGGCAAGCACCATGCCTTGTTCGGCCAGGCCGAAGGCGACCTGCAACGGGAGAACTTCGTCAGTTTCACCAGCGACCAGATTGGCGGCATGTTGTCGCCGCTGACCATTTTCCGTGATCTGCAAGGGTTTGCGGGGCGGATCGTGGCCTCATCGCCAAGCCTTGAGGAAGTACGCCGGCTGGTGATCGCCGGATTCGGCATCGGCTGCCTGCCCGAGCATGTGGTGGCACCGGATGTCGAAGCGGGGTTGCTGTGGAAGCTGCCGCCGCAGGAAGGGATTGCCGATGTGGATATTCACCTGTTGTGGAACAAGGAACAGCGGTTCAGCCGGGCGGAAGAGGTGTTTATCGAGGCGTTGCAACAAAGCCTAGGCTAA
- a CDS encoding BRCT domain-containing protein: protein MVDLYQEFQNSRFFHEARIAQRSVDALIGIAAGLTADNQVNQQEAEFLRGWMEQQLIHLEDPVINLLYRRLSDMLQDNVLDATESAELLELLQQFTGEPRCSDNPFSSPSTLPLDCPEPTLEWRDRTFLFTGTMAYGPRKDCEALVIERGGAVAAGVSKKIHYLVIGSIGNDQWLHSSYGTKIKKAVEIREAGANIAIVSEAHWQRAAFG, encoded by the coding sequence ATGGTCGATCTTTACCAGGAGTTTCAGAACAGCCGCTTTTTCCACGAAGCGCGAATCGCACAGCGATCAGTTGATGCACTGATTGGCATCGCTGCCGGCCTGACGGCTGACAATCAAGTCAATCAACAAGAGGCTGAGTTTCTCAGGGGATGGATGGAGCAGCAGCTCATTCATCTCGAAGATCCGGTTATCAATTTATTGTACCGTCGCCTGAGTGACATGCTTCAGGACAATGTGCTGGATGCCACCGAGTCAGCTGAACTGCTGGAGCTTTTGCAACAGTTCACCGGCGAGCCACGTTGCAGCGACAACCCCTTCTCTTCGCCCTCCACATTGCCACTTGATTGTCCCGAACCGACACTGGAATGGAGAGACCGCACTTTCCTGTTTACCGGGACAATGGCTTACGGGCCTCGCAAAGATTGCGAAGCACTGGTGATAGAGCGTGGGGGGGCAGTCGCCGCCGGGGTCAGCAAGAAGATCCACTACTTGGTCATTGGCAGTATTGGCAATGACCAATGGCTGCATAGCAGTTATGGCACGAAGATCAAGAAAGCAGTGGAAATCAGGGAAGCCGGCGCGAACATCGCGATCGTGAGCGAAGCGCATTGGCAGCGCGCAGCTTTTGGCTGA
- a CDS encoding type II toxin-antitoxin system RelE family toxin: MTYKLEFLPSALKEWGKLGHTVREQIKKKLGERLQSPKVQADALRDLPNHYKIKLKACGYRLVYRVEDERIVVVVVSVGKRERSEVYRAAQKR; this comes from the coding sequence ATGACCTATAAGCTCGAATTCCTGCCTTCAGCGCTAAAGGAGTGGGGCAAGCTGGGCCACACCGTTCGCGAACAGATCAAGAAAAAACTCGGCGAGCGTTTGCAATCCCCCAAGGTGCAGGCCGACGCGCTGCGCGACCTGCCGAACCACTACAAAATCAAGCTCAAGGCCTGCGGGTATCGCCTCGTCTATCGGGTCGAGGATGAGCGTATCGTTGTGGTGGTGGTATCGGTTGGCAAGCGCGAGCGCAGCGAGGTCTATCGCGCCGCTCAGAAGCGCTGA
- a CDS encoding cyclase family protein — protein MTCFKPLLLAVALATTAQATLAADWQTSPYGKQDEIGAANLLTPEVVKQAVGLVKTGKTYPLAVPVSKDLPAFRHRSFHLYNIQPGEQAGQTLGRNKFSFNDELVNGWTGVGTQLNGIGHIGIDNVYYNGKKAADFVTVEGVTRLGVEKVPPMVTRGVVLDMTAYYGKAIVPGGTAFTVADIKAVLKKQGITLRKGDVVLFNTGWLELIGKDNQQFLATEPGIDLPAAEWLADQGIVAFGGDTWASEVYPNPSGEEFPVNQFMLAKRGIYNLELIDTRALVQDKAFEFLFVLGQPLYKGSTQVNINPVAIH, from the coding sequence ATGACATGCTTCAAGCCCTTGCTACTGGCCGTCGCCCTGGCGACCACTGCCCAGGCCACTTTGGCAGCCGACTGGCAGACCTCGCCCTACGGCAAACAGGATGAAATCGGCGCCGCCAACCTGCTCACCCCGGAGGTGGTCAAGCAGGCTGTCGGCCTGGTCAAGACCGGCAAGACCTACCCCCTGGCCGTGCCCGTGAGCAAGGACTTGCCGGCATTCCGCCACCGCAGCTTCCACCTTTACAACATCCAGCCCGGCGAACAGGCGGGCCAGACCCTGGGCCGCAACAAGTTCAGCTTCAACGATGAACTGGTCAACGGCTGGACCGGCGTCGGCACCCAGCTCAACGGCATCGGCCATATCGGCATCGACAACGTCTACTACAACGGCAAAAAGGCAGCCGACTTCGTCACCGTCGAAGGCGTGACAAGGCTGGGCGTGGAGAAAGTACCGCCAATGGTCACCCGTGGTGTGGTGCTGGACATGACGGCCTACTATGGCAAGGCCATCGTCCCGGGCGGCACTGCGTTTACCGTCGCTGACATCAAGGCCGTGCTGAAGAAACAAGGCATTACCCTGCGCAAGGGTGATGTGGTGCTGTTCAATACCGGTTGGCTGGAGCTGATCGGCAAGGACAACCAGCAATTCCTTGCCACCGAGCCAGGGATCGACCTGCCGGCGGCCGAATGGCTGGCGGACCAGGGCATCGTGGCCTTTGGTGGCGATACCTGGGCCTCCGAGGTGTACCCGAACCCGAGCGGCGAAGAGTTCCCGGTCAACCAGTTCATGCTGGCCAAACGGGGTATCTACAACCTGGAACTGATCGACACGCGTGCGCTGGTGCAAGACAAGGCGTTCGAGTTCCTGTTCGTGCTGGGGCAGCCGCTGTACAAGGGCTCGACCCAGGTGAACATCAACCCGGTGGCCATTCACTGA
- a CDS encoding SDR family NAD(P)-dependent oxidoreductase, giving the protein MNIDLGGRTAIISGSTGGIGLAIARGLARANADVVIAGRSQKSLDAALAEVRKQGGRGQVHGVVADLGTAAGAETLFTAHPRADILVNNLGIYDDVDFFEVDDSEWARFYDTNVLSGVRLARHYAPGMVENGWGRILFISSESGVAIPADMNNYGVTKAANLAVSHGLAKRLAGTGVTVNAVLPGPTLTDGVTAMVADAAKASGRSIREEADNFVRTARPSSIIQRVADVDEVAHLVVYLASPYSSATTGAALRVDGGVVDSLAI; this is encoded by the coding sequence ATGAACATCGACCTCGGCGGACGCACCGCCATCATCAGCGGCTCGACCGGCGGTATTGGTCTGGCCATCGCCCGCGGCCTGGCCCGCGCCAATGCCGACGTGGTCATTGCCGGCCGCAGCCAGAAGTCGCTGGACGCCGCCCTCGCCGAAGTGCGCAAGCAAGGTGGCCGTGGCCAGGTGCACGGCGTGGTCGCCGACCTGGGTACCGCCGCCGGTGCCGAAACCCTGTTCACAGCCCACCCACGGGCCGACATCCTGGTCAACAACCTGGGCATCTACGACGACGTCGACTTCTTCGAGGTGGACGACAGCGAATGGGCGCGCTTCTACGACACCAATGTGCTCAGCGGTGTGCGCCTGGCACGCCACTATGCCCCGGGCATGGTCGAGAACGGCTGGGGGCGGATCCTGTTCATTTCCTCGGAATCGGGTGTCGCCATCCCTGCCGACATGAACAACTACGGCGTGACCAAGGCCGCCAACCTGGCCGTCTCCCATGGCCTGGCCAAGCGTCTGGCCGGCACCGGGGTTACCGTGAACGCAGTGCTGCCGGGCCCGACCCTGACCGATGGCGTGACCGCGATGGTGGCCGATGCAGCCAAGGCTTCCGGGCGCAGCATTCGTGAAGAGGCGGACAACTTCGTACGCACCGCGCGGCCAAGCTCGATCATCCAGCGCGTCGCCGATGTCGATGAGGTTGCCCACCTGGTGGTATACCTCGCCTCCCCTTATTCCTCCGCCACCACCGGCGCGGCCCTGCGGGTCGACGGCGGCGTGGTCGACAGCCTCGCTATCTGA
- a CDS encoding oxygen-insensitive NAD(P)H-dependent nitroreductase NfsB, with the protein MDTVSLAKRRYTTKAYDASRRIPQATVDALLEQLRHSPSSVNSQPWHFIVADTAEGKARLAKSTTEGYAYNTPKLLDASHVIVFCTRTEMTEAHLNAVLDQEAADGRFRDEQARAGQNQSRRHYVNLHRYDHKDVQHWMEKQTYLALGTALLGAAAHGLDATPIEGFDSKILDAELGLRERGFTSVVILSLGYRSESDFNAGLNKSRLPASQVFTFL; encoded by the coding sequence ATGGATACCGTCTCGCTGGCCAAGCGCCGCTACACCACCAAAGCCTACGATGCCTCGCGCCGCATTCCCCAGGCCACTGTCGATGCCCTGCTCGAACAACTGCGCCACAGCCCGTCCTCGGTCAACTCCCAGCCGTGGCACTTCATTGTCGCCGATACTGCCGAAGGCAAGGCCCGCCTGGCAAAAAGCACGACTGAGGGTTACGCCTACAACACGCCGAAGCTGCTCGATGCCTCGCACGTGATCGTGTTCTGCACCCGCACCGAAATGACCGAAGCGCACCTGAATGCGGTGCTCGATCAAGAGGCCGCCGATGGCCGTTTCCGTGACGAACAGGCGCGTGCCGGGCAGAACCAGAGCCGCCGTCACTACGTGAACCTGCATCGCTACGACCATAAGGATGTGCAGCACTGGATGGAAAAGCAGACCTACCTGGCCTTGGGCACGGCATTGCTGGGTGCTGCCGCACATGGCCTGGATGCAACACCCATCGAGGGCTTTGACAGCAAGATCCTCGATGCCGAGCTGGGCTTGCGTGAGCGTGGTTTTACCAGCGTGGTGATCCTCAGCCTGGGTTATCGCAGTGAATCGGACTTCAACGCCGGGTTGAACAAGTCACGGTTGCCGGCTTCGCAAGTGTTCACCTTCCTCTGA
- a CDS encoding type II toxin-antitoxin system Phd/YefM family antitoxin: MQNIFADVTVSVSELKKNPSAVMTGAAGMPVAVLNHNRVMGYMVPAELYEAMMERLEDLELSELAKSRLGEKGVPVSLDDL; the protein is encoded by the coding sequence ATGCAGAACATCTTTGCTGACGTGACCGTAAGCGTGTCGGAACTGAAAAAGAACCCATCTGCTGTAATGACCGGAGCTGCGGGCATGCCCGTCGCAGTGCTTAACCATAATCGCGTGATGGGATACATGGTACCGGCCGAGCTGTATGAGGCCATGATGGAGCGCCTGGAAGATCTCGAATTGAGTGAATTGGCCAAGTCCAGGCTGGGGGAAAAAGGCGTACCGGTGTCTCTGGATGACCTATAA
- a CDS encoding WYL domain-containing protein: MPSHPTRHTIARQWQLLKLLPGRHPGMSSTQLQAALTTVGHTTSKRTVERDLVELAALFPLQCNSKGMPYGWYWQPGLSLSEAQQLQPDVLTPPAQVELHAWVDDALALRLEQSPLSADMQLTPQASGGATLVATVDDNRALMGWLLSQAGSIRIQAPQALRVAMLEQLRQSLALHEGSY, translated from the coding sequence TTGCCCAGCCACCCTACCCGCCACACCATTGCCCGCCAGTGGCAGCTGCTCAAGTTGCTGCCCGGCCGCCACCCCGGGATGAGCTCTACCCAGTTGCAGGCCGCCCTGACAACCGTGGGCCATACCACCAGCAAACGCACCGTCGAACGCGACCTGGTCGAGCTCGCCGCGTTGTTCCCGTTGCAGTGCAACAGTAAAGGCATGCCGTATGGTTGGTACTGGCAACCCGGCCTGAGCCTGAGCGAAGCGCAGCAGCTGCAACCCGACGTGCTTACGCCCCCGGCCCAGGTTGAACTGCATGCCTGGGTCGATGACGCGCTGGCCTTGCGCCTGGAGCAATCACCCCTGTCAGCAGACATGCAACTGACGCCGCAAGCGAGCGGCGGCGCCACGCTGGTGGCCACTGTTGACGACAACCGGGCGCTGATGGGCTGGCTGCTGTCCCAAGCAGGTTCTATCCGCATCCAGGCCCCGCAGGCACTGCGCGTGGCCATGCTCGAACAGTTGCGCCAGAGCCTGGCGCTGCACGAGGGTAGTTATTGA